From the Sphingomonas aliaeris genome, one window contains:
- a CDS encoding PAS domain-containing hybrid sensor histidine kinase/response regulator yields the protein MTMPAGKDSARIQRDNQLTRFRAMFEKSHSFAAIVSGPEHRLLAVNPAFATLANGASVVGATLESVLTVTDLDLRAILDAVNGTGQAYVGTEVQAAIAAGSDGTTLNRWLDFVCQSVRDDSGEIIAIFLEGVDVTERRRTQEKIRRSETWNRQILDGALDHAIIALDLGGRVTRWNAGAVRTLGWTEAEMLGQSASVIFTADEQAAGTLAAEMKAALDHGRGGGEGWRVRKSGERFWASGEMTPIRDEAGQPLGFVKVLRDRTQEHVAEEALRRSDEMLQRAQEAGGVGVFSVELEGSLLTVTPEFCRIFGVPIQNTMPARLIEQLIFPGDERNISDEGSRSSGDTPLITEYRIVRPDDGQTRWVSRRAEYEYDAEGRRVRMVGVVQDITAQREASEALAASEARFRAFTEAVPNQVWSALPDGSLDWANRRTSDFVGVDEVRMMSSGWDALLHPEDVEDATSKWRSALQTGDTYEAEFRLRDAGGHYRWHLARAVPLRDEGGSTTRWIGTNTDIEDRRRASDALSELNVTLEERVDRAVRERDRAWKNSRDLQAVISPDGRFQAVNDAWQAILGYSASDVVGRSYLDFIHPEDERSSQQALGIATADELAPYENRYRHADGGYRWISWVAAPEGEMIYASGRHVTADKEAAAALETAQDQLRQAQKMEAVGQLTGGVAHDFNNLLTVIRGSVELLERDDLSDARRRRYIQAIGETAERASKLTGQLLAFARRQSLTPEVFDVGESLRKVLDMVQSLTGSRIVLKLNLPPDPCSVLADRGQFDTAIVNMAINARDAMAGEGTLSIGVGSVSGIPSIRAHEPVVGSFVAVTLADTGSGIQADDLQRVFEPFFTTKAVGSGTGLGLSQVIGFAKQSGGDIRVESTVGAGTTFTLYLPRASQMSDSAEHEEYEAGVGGDGVCVLVVEDNEAVGRFATDALRELGYDSILAVNGAEALEMLEQSPTRFHVVFSDVVMPGIDGVELASRVRSAYPGVPVILTSGYSHVLAQNGTHGFELLHKPYSIEQLSRVLRKAVRWGVRARFNSN from the coding sequence ATGACCATGCCTGCGGGGAAGGATAGCGCGCGGATCCAGCGCGATAATCAGCTGACGCGGTTCCGCGCGATGTTCGAGAAGTCTCATAGCTTCGCGGCGATCGTTTCAGGGCCGGAGCATCGGCTCCTCGCCGTGAATCCAGCCTTTGCAACACTCGCCAATGGCGCGTCCGTGGTAGGTGCGACGCTCGAGAGCGTACTCACGGTCACCGATCTGGATCTGCGCGCAATCTTGGATGCCGTGAACGGAACCGGTCAGGCGTATGTCGGGACGGAAGTTCAGGCCGCCATCGCAGCGGGGTCGGACGGCACCACGCTCAATCGGTGGTTGGACTTCGTGTGTCAGTCGGTGCGCGACGATTCCGGCGAGATTATCGCGATTTTCCTTGAAGGCGTTGATGTCACCGAACGACGCCGGACGCAGGAGAAGATCCGTCGCAGCGAGACCTGGAACCGTCAGATCCTGGACGGCGCCCTTGACCACGCGATCATCGCCCTCGACCTTGGCGGACGCGTGACACGGTGGAACGCCGGGGCGGTGCGGACTTTGGGCTGGACCGAGGCCGAGATGCTTGGTCAATCGGCATCGGTTATATTCACCGCAGACGAGCAGGCCGCAGGCACGCTTGCCGCGGAGATGAAGGCAGCACTCGACCACGGCAGGGGCGGTGGCGAGGGATGGCGTGTCCGCAAGTCGGGCGAACGCTTCTGGGCGAGCGGCGAGATGACGCCGATCCGCGACGAGGCCGGGCAGCCGCTCGGCTTCGTGAAGGTTCTTCGCGACAGAACGCAGGAGCACGTCGCCGAAGAAGCGCTAAGGCGTTCCGACGAGATGCTTCAGCGCGCTCAGGAAGCAGGTGGCGTTGGCGTGTTCTCAGTTGAACTCGAAGGGTCCCTGCTCACCGTCACGCCCGAGTTCTGCCGTATCTTCGGGGTGCCCATCCAGAATACGATGCCCGCACGGCTCATCGAGCAACTTATCTTTCCTGGAGACGAGCGGAACATCTCCGACGAAGGCTCGCGCTCCAGCGGTGATACTCCACTCATCACGGAGTACCGGATCGTTCGCCCCGACGACGGTCAGACGAGGTGGGTCTCGCGCCGCGCCGAGTACGAATACGATGCCGAGGGTCGTCGCGTCCGCATGGTCGGTGTCGTTCAAGACATAACGGCACAGCGCGAGGCGAGTGAAGCTCTTGCAGCCAGCGAGGCCAGGTTCCGCGCCTTCACCGAAGCCGTACCGAACCAGGTCTGGTCGGCCCTACCGGACGGAAGCCTCGACTGGGCGAACCGGCGGACAAGCGACTTCGTCGGTGTCGACGAGGTCCGGATGATGTCCAGTGGATGGGACGCGCTGTTGCATCCGGAAGATGTCGAGGACGCGACGTCGAAGTGGCGTTCCGCTCTCCAGACTGGGGACACCTACGAGGCCGAGTTCAGACTACGCGATGCTGGGGGCCACTACCGTTGGCACCTCGCCCGCGCCGTGCCGCTTCGCGATGAAGGTGGCTCGACCACTCGTTGGATCGGGACCAACACCGACATTGAGGACCGGCGCAGAGCAAGCGATGCGCTTTCGGAGCTCAACGTTACGCTCGAGGAGCGGGTTGACCGCGCCGTGCGCGAGCGGGACCGCGCGTGGAAAAACTCGCGCGACCTTCAGGCGGTCATCAGTCCTGACGGCCGGTTTCAGGCAGTGAACGACGCATGGCAGGCGATCCTGGGTTATTCGGCGAGCGATGTCGTGGGTCGGAGCTATCTCGACTTCATCCATCCGGAAGATGAGCGATCGAGCCAGCAGGCGCTCGGTATCGCCACGGCCGACGAGCTCGCGCCGTATGAAAACAGGTACCGGCACGCGGACGGTGGATATCGCTGGATATCTTGGGTCGCGGCACCCGAAGGCGAGATGATCTATGCTAGCGGGCGGCACGTGACTGCCGACAAGGAGGCTGCCGCGGCCCTCGAAACTGCCCAAGACCAGTTGCGCCAGGCCCAGAAGATGGAGGCAGTCGGCCAGTTGACGGGCGGCGTCGCCCACGACTTCAACAATTTGCTCACGGTGATCCGCGGGTCGGTCGAACTGCTTGAGCGCGATGACCTCTCGGACGCGCGTCGTCGTCGCTATATCCAGGCGATCGGCGAGACCGCCGAGCGCGCCTCCAAACTGACGGGGCAGCTGCTTGCATTCGCTCGCCGTCAGTCGCTCACCCCTGAGGTGTTCGACGTCGGAGAGAGCCTAAGGAAGGTCCTTGACATGGTGCAGTCGCTGACCGGCTCCAGGATCGTGCTCAAGCTGAACCTTCCGCCCGATCCGTGCAGCGTGCTCGCCGACAGGGGGCAGTTTGATACCGCGATCGTCAACATGGCGATCAATGCGCGCGACGCCATGGCTGGAGAAGGAACCCTCTCCATCGGTGTCGGGTCGGTATCCGGCATACCATCCATCCGTGCCCACGAGCCTGTCGTCGGCAGTTTCGTGGCCGTGACCCTGGCCGACACGGGCTCGGGCATCCAGGCTGACGATCTCCAGCGCGTGTTCGAGCCGTTCTTCACGACCAAGGCCGTAGGCTCCGGGACGGGCCTTGGCCTGTCACAGGTCATTGGCTTCGCCAAGCAGTCCGGAGGTGACATCCGTGTCGAAAGCACGGTCGGTGCAGGTACGACCTTCACGCTCTATCTGCCACGGGCATCGCAGATGTCGGACAGCGCTGAGCACGAGGAGTACGAGGCGGGCGTAGGCGGGGACGGCGTCTGCGTACTCGTTGTCGAGGACAACGAAGCCGTTGGGCGTTTCGCAACCGATGCCCTCCGCGAACTTGGCTATGACAGCATCCTCGCGGTCAACGGCGCTGAGGCGCTCGAGATGCTCGAGCAGTCCCCGACACGGTTCCATGTCGTCTTCTCGGACGTCGTGATGCCGGGGATCGACGGGGTGGAACTCGCCTCGCGGGTTCGCAGCGCCTATCCAGGCGTCCCTGTCATACTCACCAGCGGCTACAGCCATGTGCTGGCACAGAACGGCACACACGGCTTCGAGCTCCTGCACAAACCATATTCGATCGAGCAGCT